Proteins co-encoded in one Quercus robur chromosome 8, dhQueRobu3.1, whole genome shotgun sequence genomic window:
- the LOC126695921 gene encoding disease resistance protein At4g27190-like — protein MEVVASIVGSAVAATGRLFCGSLYSMIKSTVKLQSELDVFDKEMRSLIVLRDDVKDQTELAEKEGKVIRANVIEWLREVDELQLKVKPIEAGMVNSRNLSGCSFNCRKRYRVSREVAEILPEIERLLKDSSFNSGVFYPSRRPRAVEHIPGPSIQAQTTASKSLENTMSQLYVDEVRRIGIWGMGGIGKTTLVKNLNNELKSASVKSLGIVIWVTVSKNLDLKKVQTQIAERLNLEAKVEETLQGMATRLYQRLEKEEKFLLILDDVWEKIDLDILGVPQPEVHKGCKIILTSRFMEVCREMMTNVEVKMEVLNYEEAWQLFSQIAGDVVGLEQVRPFAEEIVRECSGLPLAIITMGTAMRGKKMIKLWKHALNELRRSVPCMGGVEVKLYMPLKWSYDSLEGNNIKPCFLYCALFPEDFSIEINELVRYWVAEGLIDEQDYEDSFNRGIALIENLKDSCLLEDGSRDCTVKMHDVVRDVAIWIASSSEEGCQSFVITKNDVSNALNVPHVSRPTYPYSERPPISDVMTLLCWRSVTWGSNPRINSSELTELNYIFFRIACHNIFPIPHVHTIPIERCFFLYALITDASICLPSLFYQTLAEAHRSKCKKHGLFFPVFIYRVLNFLGLENFPSLELIHITAPIGATFLKQRSAQKKNVGPSASSLKRPRVQPTVGDAHAEESPVDPTTAVADDGVHADSAVAEPTVPPPLSLRAMMETFMTTQAAHGQLLDGLIAEVAVLRADFSEYRSAFPPPPPSDS, from the exons ATGGAAGTGGTGGCTTCTATTGTTGGTTCAGCAGTGGCAGCAACTGGTCGGCTTTTCTGTGGCTCTCTCTATTCTATGATCAAGAGCACAGTCAAACTCCAATCAGAACTTGATGTTTTTGATAAGGAGATGAGAAGTCTTATTGTTCTTAGAGATGATGTCAAAGATCAAACAGAATTAGctgagaaagaaggaaaagtaATAAGAGCTAATGTTATAGAGTGGCTTAGGGAGGTCGATGAGCTTCAGCTAAAAGTCAAACCAATTGAAGCAGGGATGGTCAACAGCAGAAATCTTTCTGGGTGTTCCTTTAATTGTCGTAAGCGGTATAGAGTAAGCAGAGAAGTGGCAGAAATACTCCCAGAGATAGAAAGGCTTCTTAAAGATTCAAGTTTCAATTCTGGTGTGTTTTATCCAAGTAGAAGGCCCAGAGCAGTGGAACACATTCCTGGACCTTCAATACAGGCTCAAACAACTGCATCAAAATCTTTAGAAAATACTATGAGTCAATTGTATGTAGATGAAGTTCGTAGGATTGGTATTTGGGGGATGGGAGGAATAGGCAAGACTACTCTGGTAAAGAACTTGAACAATGAGCTAAAGAGTGCTTCAGTGAAGTCTCTTGGCATTGTCATTTGGGTTACAGTTTCCAAGAATTTGGACCTTAAAAAGGTCCAGACACAAATAGCAGAGAGATTGAATTTGGAGGCAAAAGTGGAAGAAACCTTGCAGGGAATGGCTACTCGACTTTATCAAAGACTTGAGAAGGAGGAAAAGTTTCTTCTTATTCTAGATGATGTTTGGGAGAAAATTGATTTGGACATTTTGGGAGTACCGCAGCCTGAAGTTCATAAAGGCTGCAAGATCATATTAACATCTCGATTTATGGAAGTTTGTAGGGAAATGATGACAAATGTTGAAGTCAAAATGGAAGTTTTGAATTATGAAGAAGCTTGGCAACTGTTCAGTCAAATTGCAGGGGATGTGGTTGGTTTGGAACAAGTTAGACCATTTGCAGAAGAAATTGTTAGAGAATGTAGTGGATTGCCTTTGGCCATTATCACCATGGGAACTGCTATGAGGGGTAAGAAAATGATCAAGTTGTGGAAGCATGCGTTAAATGAGTTGCGCAGGTCAGTGCCTTGTATGGGAGGCGTTGAGGTTAAGCTATACATGCCTTTGAAGTGGAGTTACGACTCATTAGAAGGTAATAACATAAAACcttgttttttatattgtgcTTTGTTTCCGGAGGACTTCTCAATTGAAATAAATGAACTGGTACGATACTGGGTAGCAGAAGGTTTGATAGATGAACAAGACTATGAGGATTCATTCAATAGAGGCATTGCTTTGATTGAAAATCTGAAGGACTCTTGTTTGTTGGAAGATGGTTCCCGTGACTGCACAGTGAAGATGCATGACGTTGTTCGTGATGTTGCAATATGGATTGCATCGTCATCTGAGGAAGGAT GTCAAAGTTTTGTCATAACTAAGAATGATGTATCCAATGCTCTTAATGTACCTCATGTCAGTAGACCTACTTATCCATACTCGGAGCGTCCTCCTATATCTGATGTTATGACTCTTCTTTGCTGGAGATCAGTGACATGGGGATCTAACCCAAGAATTAACTCGAGTGAGTTAACCGAGCttaattatatcttctttaggatagcttgTCACAACATCTTCCCCATCCCCCATGTCCATACTATTCCTATAGAGAGGTGTTTCTTTTTGTACGCCCTCATCACTGATGCCTCCATTTGTTTGCCTTCCCTTTTCTATCAAACGCTTGCTGAGGCACATAGGAGCAAGTGTAAGAAGCATGGTCTATTCTTCCCAGTTTTCATCTATAGGGTTCTAAACTTTTTAGGGTTAGAAAACTTTCCTTCCCTAGAGTTGATCCACATTACAGCCCCTATAGGAGCCACCTTTCTCAAACAGCGGAGTGCACAAAAGAAGAATGTTGGACCGAGTGCTAGTTCATTAAAAAGACCACGAGTACAGCCCACCGTTGGAGACGCTCATGCTGAGGAAAGTCCTGTTGATCCTACAACTGCTGTTGCTGACGATGGGGTACATGCTGACAGCGCAGTTGCAGAGCCCACCGTtcctcctcctctctctcttcgtGCTATGATGGAGACATTTATGACGACTCAAGCAGCTCATGGACAACTTTTAGATGGGCTTATTGCTGAGGTTGCTGTGTTGAGAGCGGATTTTTCAGAGTATAGGAGTGCTTTTCCACCTCCTCCACCGTCTGACTCTTGA